In the genome of Pontibacter actiniarum, the window TACTGGCAGGTCGCCGCGAACCGAAAGCACGTGACGCCAGCCATGGTGCACTATGCCTTGATGGAGGCTAACGCCGAGCTTTACCCCGTGTGCAACCATGCCAGCTACACAGCCTACGGCTACGGCAAATGCGCTTTCCCTGTGGAGGTGGAGCTATCCATAACTGATGAAGGTTTCTGTACTGTATGCAGAATTCTGAACGGTTTACTACGTGGCGACAAGGCGTATAGAGACGGCCTGAAAGCGTGGGTGAAGGAGAAAGGCACCCCCGGCCGCAAAACCAAACGAAGCGATGCAGCACCGGCTGTCACCGTTTCCAGCAGCCGTGAACTTCTGAGTGCCTTTGCCTCCCAAAGCTTCAGGTTGTCAGCCGGGACATACCAGGCAACTACCGCGGAGCTACTGCAGCTTAGGGTATCATCTAACTAGTACATAAGCGCCTGAATGTGTAGATGTTCAGGCGCTTAACTCTGCCCAAAATACAGCTGCATAAGTCGTATTTTTATACTGAACCACATAACAACCTATCACATGTTACCACTATTAGCACTAGCCGCTGCACCCGCCATTTACCAGGGCGTGTCTGGCATTCTACAGAAACGTAAAGCCAACCGGATCAACGCTGTACGACCTACTTACAACATACCCGGTGCCGTGCATGAGTCGGTGGATATGGCCCGGCAGTCGGCCAACGCCGCCATGCCAGGTTACGGCACAGCACAAAACAACATTAAGGGGGCCACAGCCAATGCTGTACGCTCCGCTCAGTTGGCAGGCTCGGGTAATAGCATGCTCGCTGCCATAGCGGCAGCACAGAGCAATGAGAGCAACTCCCTGCTAAATCTCGCCACCCAAAGTGCGCAGCACCAGGCGGCGCAGCGTCAGAACCTGCAGGGGAGCCTGATGAACCTGGCGCAGTACAAGGATAAGGCTTGGGACTGGAACGAGAAACAGAAGTACCAGGAAAAGGCAGCGGCCAAGGCGGCGCTCACCGAGGCGGCAAACCAGAATATCAACGGGGCTATCTCCGGCCTTGCCAGCATCGGCACAACTGCACTTGGCCAGAAGAAAAAGCAGATGCCAGGAATGCCGCTGATTCCCGGCATGGATATGCAGAACGCACTGATCACTTCGCCCAATCCCTATGGCACCTACAACGGCAACCCGCTTGCGTAAGTCGATGTTACTTACTTACTTGTCTTGACTTTAAGCACAGATGCCATGATGATCACACAGACCTACGCCGACTACTGCCAAGTATGGACCGGTGTTTTGCAGACGAAGAATGAAATAGTGGAGCAGCTGCAGAAGGTTGTCCGCTGCGATTCTGTCACTATCCATGCCGTTCTGCTGGAGATAAACCCCGCCGTTATAGACTATAACTGGGGTGACTGCAGCAGTGTGTCTGTGCAGAGTAACCAAGACTTCGACAATATAGTTAAGACATTGGCTGAGCTAAGCACGATAACGCTCAACTAAGCATGCAGTACCCTAAAGCAAAACGGCACATCTCAACCAGGTGTGCCGTTTTTTATGAAAACTATTTTCCTTGCCACTTATGCCCATAAATCTTCCCGCTGCTGTCTACATAGAACATGCGTGTGCGGGTATAGCCGACATTCTGAGGAGTGGTGTAGTAGGTAGTGCCGTTGGAGGCGGTTTTGATCTGCCCTGGCTGTTGGCCTAAGTTAACGTTGCCTTGGTAGATGAGGATAGAGCCGCCGTTGCCATCTTCGGTGATCTGCGTAGGAGGCCCCCAGGCTTGGTATAGCTCTGACTGGTGATGTTCAATCCAAGCATCCATGCTTTGGTTGATTTGCTTAGTGGTGGGAGCACAGCTAAGCATTCCCACCACTAAGGCTACTATGCATGTGCATTTACACATTATTATATTCATGAAGCCTTGATATATTATTATTATATATGCATATTTATATAAATTATGGCTTACATGAAACTATCGAATAAAATATTATGTGTAATAGGCTTTGCAATCATAGTTGCTATTGCTTCAGGATATGCCTCCAACGAGGCTAAATATTATCTACATCATCCTAAAGCTAGTAAACAGGAAATAACAGAAGCAATGTACAAAAGCTATTTGAGTGGCAAGTATAGGGAGCGGGTGCGGTCTGAAAGTGCCTTTAATCTGCAGATGGCTTTCACTGCAGGCGCGTTATGTATTGGTTTAGGAGTTATAGTTGTAGGAGTAATGGATGGACGCCGCATAAAGGCTGCCAATGCTTCTGAAGGGCAGAACCGCGTCACGTTAGAAGGTTGCCCAAATAGAGAGGGGTAGGCAGCGTGCTTTTGAACGATAACAGAATATACAAAAGGTGAACCGCAAGAGGGTTCCCTTTTGTATATTCTTCTTTTGCTCCTCATGGCTATGGCATAGCCGTCAATGCAGCCAGTAGCTTAAAGCAAAGCATGATATATTCGTAGTTTCAACTCTTCGTTATAATCCTCCTCATAAAGTATTGATGTAATTATAGCATGCAGTAAATCCTTTGATATATAATTGGCTGCAACATATACAGCTATATTCTCCATACGACTAATAAAGGTGGGCACTAAAAAGCCCAAGCCGTTTAATTCTAGGAAATATGCAGCTAGTGCAATAGAAGCTCTTTTGTTGCCATCATTAAAGCTATGGTTCTTATTTATCGAATAGAATAAATGTGTAAGCTTATCTTCTATTGCAGGATAGTAGAGGTCATGCTTGATGTGTTCTAACGATGCCTCTAAAAGGCCAATATTAAGAACACCTAGTGCTCCTCCTGACTTCCTAATTATTTCGTCGTGCACCTCAATGGCATGTGCCACATCAAAATAAGCGCATGCCATTATCTATCCTTTAGTCTTTTAAAGACTTCAATGTTTTCATCTATTCTGTCCTGCAAGCTCTTGCTTTTGTCTCCTAAAAACCTTTGATAATCGTCTGGAGTCAAGCATTTAATGTATGGCTTTAGCCTATCATGAATTATATTACGAAACCCGTAGTCTCTACTTGCCATTTTGCTTCGCGCGTCTTCAAGCTGTGGTATCCAAAACCGCCGTTCTGAGAACTTCTGTATTAGGATATTCAGCTCACCCGGTGTGAGCTTTCTTCCCATCTCTTCGCTCTTTTCCTTCATTGCGTCTGCAATGCCAATTTCAAATGAGGCTATTAGCTTGAGGACCTCAGCATACATTGTGTCTCGTGGATTTACTTTTTCCTCTAACTGCAAAATCTTTTTATATTCAGAGGCATTCTCATGGAAAATAGATTTATAAATTGCATCTGTATAAACAGCATATTTATATGCACCCATATCTAAATAGAGATTAAGGGCACTTGTAAACTCTTTTCTGTAAACCGGCTCTCGTGCTATTGATACTAAAAACTCTTCGTCGCGCTGGTTTATAAACTTGGTTGATCCTCCTAACTTCTTGTTTAGTCCATCAATAACAATATTTAAAATAGCGCTCCTTAAAGCCTTTGCTTTTTCGCTTTCCGCTAGGAGCATGCCAAGGTTTAGGAATGCTCTAAAATTAAAAATTCCTAACTGTGGAGCCTTTGCGCCGTCTTCTAATAGCCAGCCAAACTCAGCCTTTAGCTCTCGTAGCTTTTTGCCCTTAAAGATTTCATAGCCATTGTGCTTTAATTCATCTTCATTGTTTGAGAGGTATCTTTCAATAGTTGAACTATCAACCTCATAGAATTCAACTACTTGATTCTTAGTAAATCTAAACTCGCCCTGGAAAAACATTCCCCTGATTCCCAGATACTCCTGAATGTCTGCAACTGCACTTAGGTTATTGAGAATATTTTGCCTATCAATTGCTGATACTGTTAAATCTTTCATATATGCAAACAATGTGGATAACTTGCAATGTTCTCCTTGTTAATGAGGATAACATGTGTTAATTTGCTTATTATCAATAAGTTATATGCCTTAAAAAAGTAAATTTTTAATTCTTGAATGATGTCTATATATAAATATATGGCATTGATTTACAAATGGTTACACAACATAGCTTGCATAAGCTCTTTACTGTCTGTATAATGCTGGGTGTTGATAACTTTTTTGCGTAAGACCTAAATTATTTCAAAAGTGTTCATTGTGCAAGTAAACTTAATAGATTAAAGCTGAAGTGAAGGTCTTTGATGCGAACTAGCAGGGAGGGTGAGTAGTTCCACCTTAAGGAGAACTGTTAATGATAAACTGGGTGAAAGTTGATGTTTGTATGCAAATCGTATGCAAATAAAAAAAGCCACTTAACGATTTTACTCGTAAGTGGCTCATTTTAAAGCTCCCCCTCCTGGGCTCGAACCAGGGACCCCCTGATTAACAGTCAGGTGCTCTAACCGACTGAGCTAAGGAGGAATCTCGACATATCTCCGGCGACTTTCCCGCCGTTTGATGATGCAATATTACGGCAGTTAACTTTCTTACGCAAGCCCTGGCCTAAAAAAAACTTAACACAGGAGCTAATTTACTGGGAATCAAAGAAAAAAATTAATTAGAAATATAGAGCGTAGAGGCAACAAGCGATGTTCTGTACTGCCGGAGGCCAACAATCGCCGGCCCACCGATTACCTGCCCCTTCAGGTTAAACTGGGAGCCGCAGCACGGGTCCACAATAAAAAGCCGCGACGGGTCCACTTCCAGCGCACAGCTGTTCGTGGGGTCGTAAGGGCAGGCTCGCTCAAAGGCAAAGTAGCTGCTGGCGCTCTGGCGCACCACAATAATGCCTTTGTAGCCCTCTTGCAGGTACGCAAAGCCGCCGTCCTGGCGCAGGTCCGGGTACAGCTGACTGCTTACGTTCAGCTGCGCGTTTACGGGCACCTGCGGTATAATGGGGCTACTGCTGCTGTCTTTGCAGGCGCTGGCCAGTACAGCCAGCAAGCCAACAAGTACAGGCCAGCGCCTACTGCTCATACGTATAAAAGCCTTTGCCTGCTTTGCGGCCGTGGTGCCCGGCATCCACTTTCTGCTGCTGTATGCGGCTCGGTCTGAATTTAGGATCATAATGGAAAGCCTCGAACATGGAGGTGGTTACAGAATAATTAGTATCAACACCGATCAGGTCCATGAGTTCAAAAGGCCCCATCTTAAAGCCGCTGGCCTGCATCAGCTTATCGATGGTTTCTACATCGGCCACGCCCTCCTCCAGCAGTTTGAGGCCCTCCACGTAGAAATGGCGCGCCACGCGGTTCACAATAAAGCCCGGCGAGTCCTTCGCCATCACAGCAGTCTTGCCTAGCTTTTCGGCCAGGTCTTTTATTACCTGAGCCGTTGCAGGGGCGGTAGCGGCCCCGGAGATCACCTCTACCAGCTTCATGATGTGAGCCGGGTTAAAGAAATGCATCCCCACCACACGCTCCGGGTTAGGCACGGAGGCGGCAATCTGGGTAATTGGAATCGAAGAGGTATTAGAGGCAAGAATGGTATCCGGTGTATTGATGCTGGCCAGCTCCTGAAAGATGCTTTGCTTTACCTCCAGGCGCTCCACCACGGCCTCAACGATCACGTCGCAGCTTAGCTGCAGGGTGTCGCCGGTGTAGGTTAGGTTAGAGATGGCTGCTTCTTTCTCCGCCTGGGTTAACTTGCCACGGGCAATGCCTTTGTCCAGGTTCTTAGTGGTTGTCTGCTGCGCCTTTTCCAGCACCTGTGCGTTGATGTCGAACAGGATGGTTTTGTAGCCTGCCTGCGCACATATCTGCGCAATGCCCTGCCCCATTGTGCCGGCACCTACTACGCCTATGGTCTTGATATCCTCTAACGTCATAGCTTTTGGTTTTCATCAAAAAAGAAGAGTGAATGCTCTGCTATACTTGTACGGCAAAACATTCACTCATCCGGTTAACTGTTTATTCTAAATTCAGTTATGCAGTCATTCAATATTCCTAAATCACTCCTTCGAACTGGCGCAGGAAGCGCACATCGTTCTCCGTGAATAAGCGCAGGTCCTTTATCTGGTACTTCAGCATCGTGATGCGCTCAATGCCCATTCCGAAGGCGAAGCCAGAGTATTCTTCCGGGTCAATGCCTGAGCTTTGCAGCACAGCAGGGTCTACCATGCCAGAGCCGCCAATCTCTACCCAGCCGCTGCCTTTGCAGATGTTACAGCCTTCGCCCTTACAGATAAAGCAGGTAATGTCTATTTCGGCGCTAGGCTCTGTGAACGGGAAGAACGACGGGCGGAAACGGATCTGTGTATCCTGCCCAAACATCTCCTTGGCAAAGTAATACAGGGTTTCTTTCAGGTCTTTGAAGCTAACGCCTTTGTTCACGTACAGGCCCTCCACCTGGTGGAACACCATGTGCGCACGTGCCGAAATAGCTTCGTTGCGGTACACGCGGCCCGGCATGATGCTGCGCAGCGGCGGTTGGTTGTTCTCCATCAGGCGCACCTGCACCGTGGAGGTATGCGTGCGGAGCAAGTGCTCTTTGTCTTCGCTGAGGAAGAAGGTATCCTGCATTTCGCGGGCCGGGTGATTCTCCGGGAAGTTCAGGGCAGAGAAGTTGTGCCAGTCATCCTCCATCTCCGGGCCTTCGGCTACGTTAAAGCCAATGCGCTCAAAAATGCGTACGATCTCCTGGCGCACCAGCGAAAGCGGGTGGCGCGTGCCGAGTGTGTTGGGCACTGTTGGCAGGCTGAAATCGAAACCCGTATCTCCCGTTGTATCAGCGGCGCTGCTCAGCTGCTCCTGCGCCTGGTCAAAGCGCTCCTGGGCACGGTTCTTCAGCGTGTTCAGCTGCTGGCCTACCTCACGGCGCTGCTCCGGCGCTACTTCTTTCAGGTTGTTAAACAGGTCGGCAATGCGGCCCTTGCGGCCAATATAGGCAATGCGGAATTGTTCCAGTTCGGCAGCGTTGGTCAATTGTGCTGCTTCTATCTCTTGTGCTACTTGTTGTATGTTCTCCACCATAATACGCAAAGATAATAAATTGGCGCGTTCTGCCTTCTAGTTAGGTAATTCTGAGTTGGTACGCAAATAGGGAGAGAGGGTATGGGCCTTTACTCTTATCTATTCGATCGCAGGTGTTGCCTGGTATCGCTTTTCGCCTCACCGGCGGGCCCTGTTTTCCTCATCAAGGAGAAAAGTAAGCAAAAGAATCACGGCGGTTCT includes:
- a CDS encoding type II toxin-antitoxin system death-on-curing family toxin, with protein sequence MACAYFDVAHAIEVHDEIIRKSGGALGVLNIGLLEASLEHIKHDLYYPAIEDKLTHLFYSINKNHSFNDGNKRASIALAAYFLELNGLGFLVPTFISRMENIAVYVAANYISKDLLHAIITSILYEEDYNEELKLRIYHALL
- a CDS encoding 3-hydroxyacyl-CoA dehydrogenase family protein, with the translated sequence MTLEDIKTIGVVGAGTMGQGIAQICAQAGYKTILFDINAQVLEKAQQTTTKNLDKGIARGKLTQAEKEAAISNLTYTGDTLQLSCDVIVEAVVERLEVKQSIFQELASINTPDTILASNTSSIPITQIAASVPNPERVVGMHFFNPAHIMKLVEVISGAATAPATAQVIKDLAEKLGKTAVMAKDSPGFIVNRVARHFYVEGLKLLEEGVADVETIDKLMQASGFKMGPFELMDLIGVDTNYSVTTSMFEAFHYDPKFRPSRIQQQKVDAGHHGRKAGKGFYTYEQ
- a CDS encoding Rieske (2Fe-2S) protein: MSSRRWPVLVGLLAVLASACKDSSSSPIIPQVPVNAQLNVSSQLYPDLRQDGGFAYLQEGYKGIIVVRQSASSYFAFERACPYDPTNSCALEVDPSRLFIVDPCCGSQFNLKGQVIGGPAIVGLRQYRTSLVASTLYISN
- the pheS gene encoding phenylalanine--tRNA ligase subunit alpha; the protein is MVENIQQVAQEIEAAQLTNAAELEQFRIAYIGRKGRIADLFNNLKEVAPEQRREVGQQLNTLKNRAQERFDQAQEQLSSAADTTGDTGFDFSLPTVPNTLGTRHPLSLVRQEIVRIFERIGFNVAEGPEMEDDWHNFSALNFPENHPAREMQDTFFLSEDKEHLLRTHTSTVQVRLMENNQPPLRSIMPGRVYRNEAISARAHMVFHQVEGLYVNKGVSFKDLKETLYYFAKEMFGQDTQIRFRPSFFPFTEPSAEIDITCFICKGEGCNICKGSGWVEIGGSGMVDPAVLQSSGIDPEEYSGFAFGMGIERITMLKYQIKDLRLFTENDVRFLRQFEGVI